In one Petrotoga sp. 9PW.55.5.1 genomic region, the following are encoded:
- a CDS encoding Hsp20/alpha crystallin family protein produces the protein MLERRREGRDDMLSPFDFFNREIEDFFRGLPFGGTSRGEMDVYETDDDYVVECELPGLSKEDIKVELNNDLLTISAEKKESEEVKKGNIYRQERYFGRIERSIRVPEYIDKDKIKAKYENGVLKINIPKVETAKGEAKEISIE, from the coding sequence ATGTTAGAAAGACGAAGAGAAGGTAGAGATGATATGCTATCTCCATTTGATTTCTTCAACAGGGAGATTGAGGACTTTTTCAGAGGGTTACCTTTTGGCGGCACCTCACGTGGAGAAATGGATGTTTATGAAACTGACGATGACTACGTAGTAGAATGTGAACTCCCGGGATTGAGTAAAGAAGATATCAAGGTAGAATTGAACAACGACCTTCTAACTATTTCTGCAGAAAAGAAAGAATCAGAAGAGGTAAAAAAAGGAAACATTTATAGACAAGAAAGATACTTCGGTAGAATCGAAAGATCTATAAGAGTACCAGAATACATAGACAAGGATAAAATCAAAGCAAAATATGAAAACGGCGTTCTAAAAATAAATATTCCAAAGGTAGAAACAGCAAAAGGTGAAGCAAAAGAAATATCAATAGAATAA